The Triticum aestivum cultivar Chinese Spring chromosome 3A, IWGSC CS RefSeq v2.1, whole genome shotgun sequence genome includes a region encoding these proteins:
- the LOC123059184 gene encoding probable esterase PIR7A — MEGSGGGGDHFILVHGLGHGAWCWYKLVPMLRAAGHRVTALDMAASGVHPAGMDEVASFEDYSRPLLDAVAAAPAGERLVLVGHSLGGLNIALAMERLPRKVAAAVFLDACMPCVGRHMGVTMEEFSRRTTPEFFMDSERMVLETSQGPRPALVFGPKLLAAKLYDRSPAEDLTLATMLVRPGRLFVDDAMVKDETLLTDANYASVKKVYVVAMEDASFSEEMQRWMVDLSPGTEAEEIAGADHMAMFSKTRELCDVLLRIAGKA, encoded by the exons atggaggggagcggcggcggcggcgatcactTCATCCTCGTCCACGGCCTAGGCCACGGCGCGTGGTGCTGGTACAAGCTGGTGCCGATGCTGCGCGCCGCGGGGCACCGTGTCACCGCGCTGGACATGGCGGCGTCGGGCGTGCACCCGGCGGGCATGGACGAGGTGGCGTCCTTCGAGGACTACTCGCGGCCGCTGCTCGACGCCGTGGCCGCGGCGCCCGCCGGCGAGAGGCTGGTCCTGGTCGGGCACAGCCTCGGCGGGCTCAACATCGCGCTCGCCATGGAGAGGCTCCCGCGCAAGGTCGCCGCGGCCGTGTTCCTCGACGCGTGCATGCCGTGCGTCGGCAGGCACATGGGCGTCACCATGGAAGAG TTCTCCAGAAGAACCACGCCGGAATTTTTCATGGACAGCGAGAGGATGGTTCTGGAGACGAGTCAGGGCCCTCGACCTGCTCTCGTGTTCGGCCCCAAATTATTGGCAGCAAAACTGTACGATCGAAGCCCAGCTGAG GATCTGACGCTGGCTACGATGCTGGTGAGACCCGGCCGCCTGTTCGTGGACGACGCGATGGTAAAGGACGAGACGCTGCTCACGGACGCCAACTACGCGTCGGTGAAGAAGGTGTACGTGGTGGCCATGGAGGACGCTTCCTTCTCCGAGGAGATGCAGCGCTGGATGGTGGACCTCAGCCCCGGCACGGAGGCCGAGGAGATCGCCGGAGCCGACCACATGGCCATGTTCTCCAAGACCAGGGAGCTCTGCGATGTTCTGCTCAGGATCGCCGGCAAAGCATGA